The Congregibacter litoralis KT71 genome contains a region encoding:
- a CDS encoding DMT family transporter, giving the protein MKNDQRALLLGLFAVLLWSTAATAFKLALGELSVLQLLCVAIWVSAAALLGTLAWQGRLGLLWQELRSAPLGFLAMAALNPLLYYCVLLAAYDLLPAQQAQTINYTWAITLALLSIPVLGQRLGLRDWLAIGLGYFGVIIIATEGNPFSLTFTSGVGVLLALGSTVIWAVFWLLSARSKGDAAISLAAYFVCAAPVSLLLCMIWGGGLPPPGGALASAVYVGLFEMGFTWLLWSTALRLASNVSRVGNLIFLSPMLSLVFIALILGERIHPATLLGLALILPGIVLQQRSPKLEAP; this is encoded by the coding sequence GTGAAAAACGATCAACGCGCGTTGCTGCTGGGTCTGTTCGCGGTGCTCCTGTGGTCCACGGCAGCAACCGCCTTCAAGCTGGCTCTCGGGGAGCTGTCGGTGCTGCAGCTCCTCTGTGTCGCCATCTGGGTATCAGCGGCGGCTCTTCTGGGAACCCTGGCGTGGCAGGGTCGCCTGGGCCTCCTGTGGCAGGAGCTGCGCTCTGCGCCTCTCGGCTTTCTGGCTATGGCGGCTCTTAACCCGCTGCTCTACTACTGTGTTTTGCTGGCTGCCTACGATCTCCTGCCTGCCCAGCAGGCACAAACCATCAATTACACCTGGGCCATCACCCTGGCATTGCTGTCCATCCCCGTACTCGGCCAGCGTCTGGGTCTGCGCGACTGGCTGGCCATTGGCCTGGGCTACTTCGGCGTTATCATCATTGCCACCGAGGGAAACCCCTTCTCCCTGACGTTTACCAGTGGTGTGGGCGTTCTCCTGGCCTTGGGCAGCACGGTGATATGGGCGGTTTTCTGGCTTCTGAGTGCACGGAGTAAAGGCGATGCGGCGATTTCTCTGGCAGCTTACTTTGTGTGTGCGGCGCCCGTATCACTGCTGCTTTGTATGATCTGGGGCGGGGGCCTGCCACCTCCGGGAGGGGCCCTGGCCAGCGCGGTTTATGTGGGGCTTTTCGAAATGGGGTTCACCTGGCTGCTATGGTCCACGGCGCTCAGGCTTGCAAGCAATGTGTCCCGGGTGGGCAACCTCATTTTTCTCTCACCGATGCTGTCTCTGGTGTTTATCGCACTGATTCTGGGAGAAAGAATTCACCCCGCAACGCTCCTGGGCCTGGCGTTAATCCTGCCGGGCATTGTTCTTCAGCAGCGCAGTCCCAAACTGGAAGCCCCGTAA
- a CDS encoding NAD(P) transhydrogenase subunit alpha: protein MDAIFLTFILMLSIFLGFELITKVPATLHTPLMSGANAISGITVVGAIALAGNGQQDLANWLGAGAVALASINVVGGYMVTDRMLAMFKKRGG from the coding sequence ATGGATGCTATTTTTCTGACCTTTATTCTTATGTTGTCGATCTTCCTCGGCTTCGAACTGATCACCAAGGTGCCTGCGACTCTGCACACACCCCTGATGTCCGGCGCCAACGCGATTTCCGGTATCACCGTTGTGGGTGCCATCGCCCTGGCGGGCAACGGGCAGCAGGATCTGGCTAACTGGCTGGGAGCGGGTGCTGTGGCGCTGGCCTCCATCAACGTGGTCGGTGGGTACATGGTGACTGACCGAATGCTGGCCATGTTCAAGAAGCGAGGGGGTTGA
- a CDS encoding SAM-dependent methyltransferase, giving the protein MNEVSVSRIPLLPQAKSFRNRAELARHFLLQVLSHIKVGYVTIHDGEDTHHFGEANQAGEPQAEIVVHNREAFGKVLIGGTVAAGEAYIDGDWSTPDLTEVTRLFSANMQTMESMESKQHWYTKLALKLAHAMNRNTHEGSKRNIAAHYDLGNDFFRLFLDPTMMYSSAVFERPENTLEKAAIDKLDELCRQLELKPEDHLLEIGTGWGGMAIHAATHYGCKVTTTTISQEQFDYARARVAELGLEDRITLLCEDYRALTGEYDKLVSVEMIEAVGHDFYSSYFQCCSKLLKDNGKMVIQAITITDDRYEQARRSVDYIKRYIFPGGCLPSLEIIAKHIAKDSNLQMVHLRDITADYALTLTHWRQRFMERLDEVRSMGFDDRFIRMWEFYLCYCEGGFRERIIGTAQLAFAKPGYRSA; this is encoded by the coding sequence ATGAACGAAGTCAGTGTGAGCAGGATTCCCCTTCTGCCCCAGGCAAAATCTTTTCGAAACCGCGCCGAGCTTGCGCGACACTTTCTGTTGCAGGTCCTGTCGCACATCAAGGTGGGTTACGTCACGATCCATGACGGCGAAGATACCCATCACTTTGGTGAGGCCAACCAGGCCGGCGAACCCCAGGCAGAGATCGTGGTCCACAACCGGGAAGCGTTCGGCAAAGTATTGATCGGCGGCACCGTAGCGGCGGGCGAAGCTTACATCGATGGAGACTGGTCAACGCCGGATCTTACGGAGGTGACCCGCCTGTTCAGTGCAAACATGCAGACCATGGAATCCATGGAGTCCAAGCAGCACTGGTACACCAAGCTTGCCCTGAAACTGGCCCACGCCATGAATCGCAATACCCACGAGGGCTCCAAGCGGAACATTGCGGCGCACTACGATCTGGGCAACGATTTTTTTCGCCTGTTCCTGGACCCCACGATGATGTATTCCTCAGCGGTCTTTGAGCGCCCGGAGAACACCCTGGAAAAAGCCGCCATCGATAAGCTCGATGAGCTCTGTCGCCAGCTTGAGCTCAAGCCCGAAGACCACCTTCTTGAGATCGGCACGGGATGGGGCGGCATGGCCATTCACGCAGCGACGCATTACGGCTGCAAGGTCACCACCACGACCATCTCCCAGGAACAGTTCGATTACGCCAGGGCCCGGGTTGCGGAGCTGGGGCTTGAGGACCGGATTACCCTGCTTTGCGAGGACTACCGCGCGCTCACGGGTGAATACGACAAGCTGGTCTCCGTGGAGATGATTGAGGCCGTCGGTCACGATTTTTACAGCAGCTACTTCCAGTGCTGCAGCAAGCTTCTGAAAGACAACGGGAAAATGGTTATTCAGGCGATCACCATCACCGATGATCGCTACGAGCAGGCACGACGCTCCGTGGACTACATCAAACGCTACATATTCCCCGGCGGGTGCCTCCCCTCTCTGGAGATCATCGCCAAGCACATCGCAAAGGACAGCAATTTGCAGATGGTGCACCTGCGGGACATCACCGCCGACTACGCCCTGACCCTGACCCATTGGCGCCAGCGCTTTATGGAGCGCCTTGATGAGGTGCGCTCCATGGGCTTTGACGATCGTTTTATCCGTATGTGGGAATTCTATCTTTGCTACTGCGAAGGTGGTTTCAGGGAACGCATCATTGGCACGGCGCAACTCGCCTTTGCCAAGCCGGGCTACCGCAGCGCCTGA
- a CDS encoding DUF1365 domain-containing protein: MKSRLYIGSLRHRRHTPREHAFKYRVFMPYLRLDEVDAVLGLSRLWSRSRFAPASFCRDDFLGDPAKPLDAEVRRRITEETGATPAGPIYVLANLRYFGMGMNPIICYYCFSEDESRLEYLVAEVTNTPWDERHSYVLSAEPGQRVLRQDFPKTFHVSPFNPMDMEYSWRSNVPGERLAIHLENHRDGERVFDATLALEAEPITAASLRGILWRFPLMTAKVAGAIYWQALKLFIKRIPYHPHPGTSLQSGAP, from the coding sequence ATGAAATCCCGGCTTTACATCGGCTCTTTGCGGCACCGACGCCATACACCCCGGGAACATGCCTTCAAGTACCGCGTTTTTATGCCCTACCTGCGCCTGGACGAGGTCGACGCGGTGCTGGGACTCAGCCGCCTGTGGTCCCGCTCACGCTTTGCTCCCGCAAGTTTTTGCCGGGACGATTTCCTTGGTGACCCGGCCAAGCCCCTGGACGCGGAAGTGCGCCGGCGCATTACCGAAGAGACCGGCGCGACGCCTGCGGGGCCCATCTACGTTCTCGCAAACCTGCGCTATTTCGGCATGGGCATGAATCCCATCATCTGCTATTACTGCTTCAGCGAGGACGAGTCCCGTCTTGAATATCTGGTGGCGGAAGTCACCAATACGCCCTGGGATGAACGCCATAGTTATGTGCTGTCCGCCGAGCCCGGGCAACGGGTTCTCCGTCAGGACTTTCCCAAAACATTCCATGTCTCACCGTTTAATCCCATGGACATGGAGTATTCCTGGCGGAGCAACGTACCGGGAGAACGCCTGGCAATTCATCTGGAAAACCACCGTGATGGCGAGCGTGTTTTCGATGCCACCCTGGCGCTGGAGGCCGAGCCCATCACAGCGGCCAGCCTACGCGGCATACTGTGGCGATTCCCCCTGATGACCGCTAAAGTAGCGGGAGCAATCTACTGGCAAGCCCTCAAGCTTTTCATCAAACGTATCCCTTACCACCCACACCCCGGGACCAGCCTTCAATCTGGAGCACCATAA
- a CDS encoding ChrR family anti-sigma-E factor, which translates to MAKHHPELELLTEHAAGSLSLAQAACISAHLNYCDCCSRTVARLQTIGAAMFESLDPEPVGDALLDRVLARLDEEAPLCYQPAKRKGQDATPALLSRLMAGDFSDLVWKKVTDALRITPIRTGDPQFEFSLLHIKAGGEIPHHDHRGSEMTLVLQGGFSDDQGSYHPGDFIYRSASDVHAPRAFANEDCLCLAVIDAPLRFTGWKYRWMNPFLRLQAG; encoded by the coding sequence ATGGCAAAACATCATCCTGAATTGGAACTTCTCACGGAGCATGCTGCGGGCAGCCTCTCTCTTGCCCAGGCCGCGTGCATATCCGCACATTTGAATTATTGTGACTGCTGTTCGCGAACAGTGGCACGCCTCCAGACCATCGGGGCGGCAATGTTCGAGTCTCTGGACCCGGAGCCCGTGGGCGACGCTTTGCTGGACCGCGTCCTTGCGCGCCTCGATGAGGAAGCGCCTCTGTGCTACCAGCCTGCAAAGCGCAAGGGTCAGGACGCCACACCTGCGCTACTGAGCCGACTGATGGCCGGCGACTTCTCTGATCTGGTGTGGAAGAAGGTAACCGATGCCCTGCGCATTACGCCGATCCGTACCGGCGATCCGCAGTTTGAGTTCTCCCTGCTGCATATCAAGGCAGGCGGCGAAATCCCCCATCACGATCACCGGGGCTCTGAGATGACCCTCGTGCTCCAGGGTGGTTTCAGCGATGATCAGGGCAGCTATCACCCCGGCGACTTCATTTACCGCAGCGCCAGCGATGTCCACGCACCGCGAGCCTTCGCGAACGAAGACTGCCTGTGTCTGGCGGTCATCGACGCACCCCTGCGATTTACCGGCTGGAAGTACCGCTGGATGAATCCTTTCCTCCGTCTCCAGGCGGGCTAA
- a CDS encoding acyl-CoA thioesterase, whose translation MSDWDYEGPFLRRTTVLGSDVDALNHTNNTVYVRWCEECAWEHSASLGMDIDAYHQLDRAMAVVEGRYQYLKASYRDDEIDTATWITHWDKRLTMTRQFQIRRVADAVTLLRAEVRFACIEISTGKPRRLPREFLAAYEPAILGS comes from the coding sequence ATGAGCGACTGGGATTACGAGGGACCCTTCCTGCGCCGCACCACGGTGCTTGGCAGCGACGTTGATGCCCTGAATCACACCAACAACACGGTGTACGTGCGCTGGTGTGAGGAATGTGCCTGGGAGCACTCGGCCAGCCTGGGAATGGATATTGATGCCTACCACCAGCTGGATCGGGCCATGGCGGTGGTGGAAGGCCGCTACCAGTACCTCAAGGCTTCTTATCGCGACGACGAAATTGACACGGCCACCTGGATCACCCACTGGGACAAACGCCTGACCATGACCCGGCAGTTTCAGATCCGCCGCGTCGCGGACGCGGTGACGCTGCTCCGGGCCGAGGTGCGCTTTGCCTGCATCGAGATCAGTACGGGAAAACCCCGAAGACTCCCCAGAGAGTTCCTCGCCGCCTACGAGCCTGCGATTCTGGGCAGCTAG
- a CDS encoding Re/Si-specific NAD(P)(+) transhydrogenase subunit alpha: protein MQLAVPKELYPGENRVAMTPDTAKKLVRLGATVQVESGVGLGSGFQDSDYTDAGAEVVSDRAALIGSADMLLRIRKPEVDEIAQMKRGCIHISYLDPFNEHEVVRAFADAGVTAISMEMIPRSTRSQKMDALSSQANLAGYVMVMQAATRLPRIFPMMMTPAGTLKPAKVFIIGAGVAGLQAIATAKRLGAKVTAFDTRPVVAEQVQSLGATFLDIDLGDTGQTADGYAKELTPEQIQKQQDAQAAVIADSDVVITTAQVFGRKPPVIVPRSMVEGMQPGAVVVDMAAETGGNVEGSVPNEVVDINGVSVVGLGNLPNYVCRDASVMYANNLFNLVEDTWDKETSEFVLDMENDILPGCVITHDGAVVNETIKNILAGDA, encoded by the coding sequence ATGCAATTAGCTGTCCCTAAGGAACTCTACCCGGGCGAAAACCGGGTGGCGATGACCCCAGACACTGCCAAAAAACTGGTGCGCCTTGGCGCAACGGTACAGGTCGAGTCGGGAGTGGGTCTTGGCAGTGGATTTCAGGATAGTGACTACACGGACGCTGGTGCGGAGGTTGTCAGCGACCGCGCGGCGCTCATCGGCTCCGCCGATATGCTCCTGCGCATCCGCAAGCCTGAGGTTGATGAAATCGCCCAAATGAAGCGCGGTTGTATTCATATCAGCTATCTCGATCCCTTTAATGAGCACGAGGTGGTGCGCGCCTTTGCCGATGCCGGCGTCACGGCCATCAGTATGGAAATGATTCCGCGCTCCACCCGCAGCCAGAAGATGGATGCCCTCAGTTCCCAGGCAAACCTTGCCGGCTATGTCATGGTGATGCAGGCCGCGACCCGCCTGCCACGCATTTTCCCCATGATGATGACTCCCGCGGGCACGCTCAAGCCGGCCAAGGTTTTCATCATCGGTGCCGGTGTTGCCGGTCTCCAGGCCATCGCGACGGCGAAACGCCTGGGCGCAAAGGTCACCGCTTTTGATACCCGTCCCGTCGTGGCCGAGCAGGTCCAGTCCCTGGGGGCGACCTTTTTGGATATCGATCTGGGTGATACGGGTCAGACTGCCGATGGCTATGCCAAGGAACTGACACCGGAGCAGATTCAGAAGCAGCAGGACGCCCAGGCGGCCGTCATTGCTGATTCCGACGTCGTTATTACCACGGCGCAGGTGTTCGGGCGCAAGCCGCCGGTCATCGTGCCCCGTTCCATGGTGGAGGGTATGCAGCCCGGAGCCGTGGTCGTGGATATGGCCGCAGAGACCGGCGGCAACGTCGAGGGCTCGGTTCCCAATGAAGTCGTGGACATTAACGGTGTGTCGGTGGTGGGCCTTGGCAACTTGCCCAACTACGTGTGCCGGGATGCATCCGTGATGTATGCAAACAACTTGTTCAACCTGGTGGAAGACACCTGGGACAAGGAAACCAGCGAATTTGTGCTGGACATGGAAAATGACATTCTGCCGGGCTGCGTGATTACGCATGATGGTGCTGTTGTTAACGAGACTATCAAAAACATTCTGGCGGGGGATGCCTGA
- the nhaC gene encoding Na+/H+ antiporter NhaC produces MSANRHSNERLTPALAAAPIVMLIAMLALSVFLFSSDASYGANQIALVLATGIAALVGQRTGIPWREAQEGIIDGIGVGLGPTLILLAVGMLIGTWILSGTVPTMIYYGVQILNPQIFYAASALICAIVAISVGSSWTVAGTLGIGLMGIAGSFDLSPAIAAGAIISGAYFGDKLSPMSDTTNLASAAAGVDLFDHIRHMLWTTVPSFALALLVFSLIGGGDASTPQEIEALQQSLQIEFSIGLHLLLPLALMLFLVYKRFPAYPAILISALAGGVFALIFQPEVVQRMAGDDSLGKGLAMVKGVWVALFAGYEANSGNEFLDALLSKGGMSSMLNTVWLIVVALGFGGILERTGILNYWLRHALRMVKGTGSLVATTVATCVSTNILAADQFMAVALPGRMYRDAYKEYGLSPLNLSRTLEDSATITSALIPWNTCGAYMSATLGVATLTYAPFAIFNIACPLVAIAYGFAGLAQKPLESPTDGGNAPAAA; encoded by the coding sequence TTGAGCGCAAACAGACACAGCAATGAACGCCTCACACCCGCGTTGGCGGCGGCCCCCATCGTCATGCTCATCGCCATGCTGGCGCTCTCGGTATTTCTCTTTAGCTCCGACGCCTCCTATGGAGCCAACCAGATTGCCCTGGTGCTCGCTACGGGCATCGCAGCGCTCGTGGGACAGCGCACGGGCATTCCGTGGCGCGAAGCACAGGAGGGCATTATCGACGGCATCGGCGTGGGTCTGGGACCCACCCTGATACTGCTTGCTGTAGGGATGCTCATCGGTACCTGGATTCTCTCGGGCACCGTGCCAACGATGATTTACTACGGCGTTCAGATACTGAACCCGCAGATTTTTTACGCCGCCAGCGCGCTTATCTGCGCCATTGTGGCGATCAGCGTAGGCAGCTCGTGGACCGTAGCGGGCACCCTCGGTATCGGACTCATGGGCATTGCGGGAAGCTTCGACCTGTCCCCCGCCATCGCCGCAGGGGCAATCATTTCCGGCGCCTACTTTGGCGACAAGCTGTCACCCATGTCCGATACCACCAATCTGGCGTCCGCCGCTGCCGGCGTGGATCTCTTTGATCACATCCGCCACATGCTCTGGACCACGGTGCCAAGCTTTGCCCTGGCGCTCCTGGTGTTCTCCCTCATAGGAGGCGGCGATGCCAGCACGCCCCAGGAGATCGAGGCCCTGCAGCAGAGCCTCCAGATTGAATTCTCCATCGGCCTCCACCTTCTTCTGCCCCTGGCGCTCATGCTCTTCCTGGTTTACAAGCGCTTTCCGGCCTACCCGGCGATTCTCATCAGCGCCCTGGCGGGTGGTGTGTTCGCACTTATCTTTCAGCCGGAGGTGGTACAACGCATGGCGGGGGATGATTCACTGGGCAAAGGTCTTGCCATGGTGAAAGGCGTTTGGGTGGCCCTGTTTGCCGGCTATGAGGCAAACAGCGGCAACGAATTCCTCGATGCCCTCCTCAGTAAAGGTGGTATGAGCAGCATGCTGAACACCGTATGGCTCATAGTGGTTGCCCTGGGTTTCGGCGGCATTCTGGAACGCACGGGCATCCTCAACTACTGGCTGCGCCACGCCCTGCGCATGGTAAAAGGCACCGGCTCCCTGGTCGCGACAACGGTGGCGACCTGCGTGTCCACCAATATCCTGGCAGCGGATCAGTTCATGGCCGTGGCTTTGCCGGGGCGCATGTACCGGGATGCCTATAAGGAATACGGACTGTCGCCCCTGAATCTGTCACGCACCCTGGAGGACTCTGCGACCATTACCTCGGCGCTCATCCCCTGGAATACCTGCGGCGCCTATATGTCTGCCACCCTCGGCGTTGCGACGCTTACCTATGCGCCCTTTGCTATCTTCAATATTGCCTGTCCCCTGGTCGCCATCGCCTATGGCTTTGCGGGCCTTGCCCAGAAGCCCCTGGAGTCCCCAACCGACGGGGGCAACGCCCCGGCCGCCGCCTGA
- the epmA gene encoding EF-P lysine aminoacylase EpmA, with the protein MTDWRSGASLAALQARSRLLGNIRAFFAQRQVLEVDTPILARFGVTDPAIEPLRSVASAPEGASMFLQSSPEFAMKRLLAAGSGPIYQLGKAFRHGEVGARHNPEFTLLEWYRPGLPAKELIREVAELVCECLDRDDWSVVSYGALFEEVLGLDPWAVSASELKAVAAGQLDVGTLDLDYDGWLDLLMSHVIEPSLALRGLLFVCDYPPSQAALAGCTDRDGRRVAERFELYVDGIELANGYQELLDVWELEQRAAQDNERRRAGGQEERALDSRLVAAMKEGLPPCSGVALGVDRLLMAQLGVDRLSAVMPFDWSRA; encoded by the coding sequence ATGACGGACTGGCGGTCGGGGGCAAGCCTCGCCGCTCTTCAGGCCCGCAGTCGGCTGTTGGGCAACATCCGCGCTTTCTTTGCCCAGCGTCAGGTTCTTGAGGTCGATACACCGATCCTCGCGCGTTTTGGCGTGACGGATCCTGCCATCGAACCCCTGCGCAGCGTGGCGTCCGCGCCTGAAGGCGCATCGATGTTTCTGCAAAGCTCGCCCGAATTCGCCATGAAGCGCCTGCTGGCCGCCGGCAGTGGACCCATCTATCAGCTGGGCAAGGCCTTTCGCCATGGCGAAGTGGGCGCCCGACACAACCCCGAATTCACCCTCCTGGAATGGTACCGGCCGGGACTGCCTGCGAAGGAATTGATCCGCGAGGTGGCAGAGCTGGTGTGTGAGTGTCTGGATAGAGATGACTGGAGTGTTGTCAGCTACGGCGCCCTCTTTGAGGAGGTGCTGGGGCTGGATCCATGGGCCGTTTCTGCTTCGGAGCTCAAAGCCGTGGCTGCAGGGCAGCTGGATGTAGGCACCCTGGACCTTGATTACGATGGATGGCTCGATCTGCTCATGAGCCATGTTATCGAGCCGTCGCTTGCCCTCCGCGGCCTGCTCTTTGTGTGTGACTACCCGCCGTCTCAGGCCGCTTTGGCAGGCTGCACGGACCGGGATGGCCGACGGGTCGCCGAGCGCTTTGAGTTGTATGTCGATGGCATCGAGCTGGCCAATGGCTACCAGGAGCTGCTGGATGTGTGGGAACTGGAACAGCGGGCAGCGCAGGACAATGAGAGGCGACGCGCTGGCGGTCAGGAGGAGCGCGCCCTGGATTCCCGGCTCGTCGCTGCCATGAAGGAGGGTTTGCCTCCCTGCAGTGGTGTCGCCTTGGGCGTGGATCGTTTGCTCATGGCACAGCTGGGTGTCGATCGCTTATCAGCGGTGATGCCCTTCGACTGGAGCCGCGCCTGA
- a CDS encoding sigma-70 family RNA polymerase sigma factor: MRGQGVIQSGYSERIIHIGFKGQHVDEKQSTARGNDGEVRAIPTGRRTDEWSECLVLIAEKQDRAAYTRLFRHFAPLIKAFALAGSAMSATHADELVQEVMLKIWQKAGAFNPEKAAASTWVYTIARNCRTDMFRRLQKFDTPLAAEDFSPDQEHEEPFMQLQNRRSADRIRETMKNLPADQTQIIAKVYMEGKSHAEAASELDLPLGTVKSRVRLAVQKMQVQFDVAQEGN, translated from the coding sequence ATGCGGGGCCAGGGGGTCATCCAGTCGGGCTATAGTGAACGTATTATTCACATTGGATTTAAGGGGCAGCACGTGGACGAAAAGCAAAGTACGGCGCGGGGAAATGACGGTGAGGTGCGAGCCATACCGACGGGCCGTCGCACGGACGAGTGGAGTGAATGTCTGGTTCTGATCGCCGAGAAACAGGATCGCGCCGCTTACACGCGTCTGTTCAGGCACTTCGCACCACTTATTAAGGCCTTTGCGCTTGCAGGATCAGCCATGTCGGCGACCCATGCCGACGAGCTTGTGCAGGAAGTTATGTTAAAAATTTGGCAAAAAGCCGGCGCCTTCAATCCAGAAAAGGCTGCGGCGAGTACATGGGTATATACCATCGCCCGAAACTGTCGGACAGACATGTTCCGTCGCTTGCAGAAGTTCGACACACCTCTGGCAGCCGAGGACTTCAGTCCGGACCAGGAACATGAAGAGCCGTTTATGCAGCTGCAAAACCGACGCAGCGCCGATCGAATCAGGGAGACGATGAAGAATCTCCCCGCAGACCAGACGCAGATAATTGCCAAGGTCTACATGGAGGGTAAATCGCACGCAGAGGCGGCCTCCGAACTGGACTTACCCCTCGGGACCGTGAAGTCGCGGGTCAGGCTGGCAGTGCAGAAGATGCAGGTGCAGTTTGACGTTGCCCAGGAGGGTAATTAA
- the efp gene encoding elongation factor P → MANYSTNEFRSGLKVMLDGDPCSILDNEFVKPGKGQAFNRVRMRNLKTGRVWDRTFKSGESLEGADVMDTTMEYLYTDGEFWFFMEPNTYEQYQADAAAVGDTHKWLKEQEPCEVTLYNGTPLSVSPPNFVELEITETDPGLKGDTAQGGSKPATLSTGAVVRVPLFISQGEVIRVDTRSGEYVARASKS, encoded by the coding sequence ATGGCCAATTATTCAACCAATGAGTTTCGCTCGGGCCTCAAGGTGATGCTGGATGGGGATCCCTGCAGCATTTTAGATAACGAGTTTGTAAAGCCGGGAAAGGGTCAGGCGTTTAACCGGGTGCGCATGCGTAACCTCAAGACCGGTCGGGTCTGGGATCGCACCTTTAAATCCGGTGAGAGCCTCGAAGGTGCCGACGTCATGGATACCACCATGGAGTACCTCTACACGGACGGCGAGTTCTGGTTCTTTATGGAGCCCAATACCTACGAGCAGTATCAGGCGGATGCTGCCGCGGTGGGCGATACGCACAAGTGGCTCAAGGAACAGGAGCCCTGCGAAGTTACGCTGTACAACGGCACGCCCCTGTCCGTCAGCCCCCCGAATTTTGTAGAGCTTGAAATCACCGAGACGGATCCGGGTCTCAAGGGTGATACCGCCCAGGGTGGCAGCAAGCCCGCAACCCTGTCTACGGGTGCGGTAGTCCGCGTACCGCTGTTCATTTCTCAGGGTGAAGTCATTCGCGTGGACACCCGCTCCGGAGAGTACGTCGCTCGCGCGAGCAAAAGCTGA
- a CDS encoding NAD(P)/FAD-dependent oxidoreductase yields the protein MHIAVIGSGISGLACAHYLSAGHTVSVFETNKRLGGHTATMDVQLGTRRFAIDTGFIVFNDWTYPNFIALMDELGVGSRPTSMGFSVRDEDTGLEYSGTNLDSLFAQRRNLVSPRFLRMVRDILRFNKESLADLERGELAENESLGSYLERKKYSEAFKRDYLIAMGSAIWSSDCASMLDFPVQFFVRFFKNHGLLSVKNRPQWRVIEGGSREYIAPLCRRFEQRIHTGTAISKIRREASGVTLVLENGTEQRFDQVVIATHSDQALAMLETPSAAEREVLGALPYQSNDVVLHTDKRLLPENRKTWSSWNYRLGVDESRAVLTYNMNILQGIQASETFCVTLNDTAAINPHKILGRFTYDHPVFSLEGMAAQERWGDINGKQNTWFCGAYWHNGFHEDGVVSALRVSQAVAEQTRNAA from the coding sequence GTGCACATAGCGGTAATTGGTTCAGGCATCTCGGGGTTAGCGTGCGCTCACTACCTCAGTGCCGGTCACACGGTCAGTGTTTTCGAGACCAATAAGCGACTTGGCGGCCACACGGCCACCATGGACGTGCAACTGGGTACCCGGCGCTTTGCTATCGATACCGGATTTATTGTTTTTAACGACTGGACCTACCCCAATTTCATCGCCCTGATGGATGAATTGGGCGTGGGGAGTCGGCCGACTTCCATGGGATTCAGCGTCCGCGACGAGGACACGGGGCTAGAGTACTCCGGCACCAATCTCGACTCCCTCTTCGCCCAGCGACGCAACCTCGTGTCCCCACGCTTCCTGCGCATGGTGCGAGACATACTGCGGTTTAATAAAGAAAGTCTGGCGGATCTCGAGCGCGGGGAACTCGCCGAGAATGAAAGTCTCGGCAGCTACCTGGAGCGTAAAAAATACAGTGAGGCTTTCAAGCGGGATTACCTCATTGCCATGGGGTCTGCCATCTGGTCCTCGGATTGCGCAAGCATGCTCGATTTTCCCGTGCAGTTTTTTGTGCGTTTTTTCAAAAACCATGGCTTGCTCTCCGTAAAGAACCGGCCCCAGTGGCGGGTGATTGAAGGGGGCTCCAGGGAATACATCGCGCCCCTGTGCCGCCGTTTTGAACAGCGCATCCACACGGGCACCGCCATCAGCAAAATTCGCCGCGAGGCATCGGGCGTCACTCTTGTGCTTGAGAACGGTACCGAGCAGCGCTTCGATCAGGTCGTGATTGCCACGCACTCCGATCAGGCTTTGGCGATGCTGGAAACACCCTCGGCAGCCGAGCGCGAGGTGCTCGGTGCCCTGCCCTATCAGTCCAACGATGTGGTGCTGCACACCGACAAACGCCTGCTCCCGGAGAATCGCAAGACCTGGTCGAGCTGGAACTACCGCCTCGGCGTCGATGAATCCCGGGCCGTACTCACCTACAATATGAATATTCTCCAGGGCATTCAGGCTTCGGAAACATTCTGCGTCACCCTCAATGACACGGCCGCTATCAACCCCCACAAGATCCTCGGACGTTTTACCTACGACCACCCGGTGTTCAGTCTCGAGGGCATGGCAGCCCAGGAGCGCTGGGGTGACATTAATGGAAAACAAAACACCTGGTTCTGCGGAGCCTACTGGCACAACGGTTTTCATGAGGACGGCGTGGTGAGTGCCCTGCGGGTCTCCCAGGCAGTGGCCGAGCAGACACGCAACGCGGCATGA